CGAACTCTCAGAGCTACCTGTTGGAGTGATTGACGATGAAACGCAGCTTCTTTCACAAGATTCATCATCATATACTCATGAAACGCAAGTGACTGCAATGGAACCTGCAAGAGCGAGTCAGGAGGAGAATGATGTTTACTACTTGCCGGATAACTCCAAAGGCATAGGCCAAGAGACTTCTGAGCCGCAAGATGAAAGACAAGAGTCTCCAGAGACAGAAGTCATTGTGAGAGAAGAGTCTCCAGAGACAGGATTTGTTGTGGGAGAAGAGTCTCCAGAGACGGGAGTCGTTGTAAAAGACCAGCCTCAGCCTCTAGAGACAGGAGTCGTTAAGGAACAGCCTCCGGAAACAGAAGCCACTGAACATGAGATatcagaagaaaccaaaaagctGATGGAGGAGAACAAGCGATTCAAGGAAACGATGGAGACGTTGGTTAAGGCAGGCAGAGAACAACTTGAAGTCATATCGAAATTAACCGGTCGGGTCAAAAGCCTTGAGAAGAAACTGTCACGTAAAAAGAGGACACAGATTCGACGTCGTGCAACCAAACCAATGTCTGCAAGTTCGATCGATGCCATACTGTAACAACCGGAATCCTTGATATGTCTCAATTCCTCGTATTGTTTGTAGTCATCTCCATCCGAGAAACGTATAGAAAACGTGAAAAATTGCCTGACGAGAATCCATTTTATCTTCGactgaattttttgtttgttaaggcCCGATATACAGGCCCGATATACTTTAGGCCTATATAATAATGGGCCCATTATACATTTCAGATGGTCTTATTGTTAATCTATCTTATCTTTCGCCATTActgttaatttattttcttgcaacGATATTCCATTATTACATGTCAAATTATAGTTAGGGAAAACTCTAAAAAGTCTTTAAGTGATAGTTTTTAAAATGCTCTACGTGAGGTTCATCATCTACCACACATGATTATGAACAATGGGTAATGAGAAtggggtttaaattttataccaaAGTTGGACCACAACacatagtaattttttttttatcttttcaaatttgTACAATGAGTACGTGTGGTTCGTGCGGACATAGTGATCCTTTTCATGCCATAACTCactcttcgttttcttctttctcatcgcCACGTTAGGTTGTCTATTAGCCGCCAAATATTCATCTATTGTGGTCCCGTTTTCACGTCCCAACGCCATTTACACTTATCTCCATAATCTCTCTTATGTATTCTTATGTGCTTTTTTCTCATTACAACAACTAATGTTCCTCCCAACATGTGCAGTgcaagagaaatatatatatatgaagtaatGATCTAATCTCATTCTCACCTAATCTATGGTTGAATAAAAGGTGAGTGGTGTCAGTGTTGGTCATAATAAGCCTTGCAGTAGTTGTAGACTAGCATTGAATGGACCAGGAATCTTTCAAGCATGGTTGTTGCTGATACGaatgatttatatttaattccTTTAATTAACTCCTCATTTAACCTCATAATGACTCTATTAGCCTACTCTCAATCCCCAAATTTACTAGGATAAGTAAACTAATTCACCCACTTGCACATATCTATCAACAGTTCTTAATGCTATTAGAAATTCATTTCATCGTTAACTTTAACTAAACTAGGCTCCTTTGGGTATGTTCGGAATTTCTAAAACGCATCAAacacacttttgtaaattattcACACATTCAAAATCGTTTTGTGCCCGTTCCAGTAATTAAACCAGAGATTCCATAAATTTACTATCATTGAGCCCAACGGAACATTTTACCGCAGTACTGTAACTATTGAGATCCAATAGACAAGTTGGAAAACATCAATcggagaaaaaggaaaatcgTGAAAGGTGAAAAAGAGATGTAACATCTCAGATGTTCACATATTATTATAGTAATTCACACGCATCCTCTGTCTCTCTGACTCTGAAGTGTATGAGATATATTTCCCCTTGCAGTAAATAAAAATCTATGGCTTTgttgggaagaagaaaaagtcagaGTGAACTCGTAATCTTTGTCGGGGCAGAGTGTGTGTAATAGTAGGCTTTGGATATTGTGTTACGTGTAATACTACTAATAGTTTAcaatatcaaaagaaagaaaagtactttatatataattagtatgAATTACAATCATGCTTAGTACTAAATCACGTTTTTGAGGTTTTGgtataaatgataaagaaagaTCGACAATTTTAAGGATAAAGCCATAGATAGAGTGTGATCTGAGAATATTTAAGGAAAAGAagacagaaacagagagagacgaCTCGAGGAGAGTAGAGACACAACTGTAGACTCAAGTCACACaaagagacaacaaaaaaacatcactACTACAgcctcagaagaagaagaagaagaagaaaagaaaatcttcTACAGTTGAAAAGGgtctgagagaaagagagacagaggcACAGAGCCAAAgtaagagagatggagagagaatGCGAACAAGGAGAGATGGAGCCAAAGCTTAGACGAAGTTTTACGGGCTTTACTAGTAGGAGAGCTGGTCCTTCTACTCCTCCACCCACGTGGCGGCTCGAGTTTTCCCCGCCGCCGCCGCGAGTCGGCGAGACCAAGGAGTTTTTGGCGAATCCGGAGGTTTCCGTCAGGAAACTGTGCGCCGATTTGTGGGAAACTGAACAATTCCGACAAAGAATTGGGTTGCGACGGTGTCGACGACGGGATTCAGATGCGGAATCACCTTCCGGTAGACCACTTCACGATCACCAGGTGAACAATTCGGGTTTATGTAGGGTTTTAGTCTGGTCTTAGGTCGTAAAGTTGTGATCTTTATGGTGAGTCTAGATTATATCTAACTGCTAAATTCTCATTTCCTCTCAAAGTGTTGTTCTTTATGAGGAAAAAATATCGACTTTGCCAAATTTCACCGGACAAATCTCATAGTCGTTAAGTTGTTTTCCCTTGGCTTGAAACGTTATGTGTGGAAGAAAGGAACCTTTTTTTATAGACTGAGTTTTTGAATTGCAGCCACCGAGCAGAGGTAGCCTGAGGAGGCAAATTGTAGCAACTGATGATCATAGAGTGGTCCGTAGAAATGGCCATCTGTTGCAACCAACCTCTCCTGCAagttgcagcagcagcagttcattggaggtaaaaaaaaaatcaatgcttTTGCTCTTTTGTTCACTCTAAATGTAATTGAGGAAATGACTTTTTCTGCAATCTTCTTGTGTTTTTGAGCTGGATTTGTGTGTCTTGGCTTTAATGTATTTTGTAGGTTGTGGTGCCTAAACCAGCGTTTAGTCAGACTGGTTCTTCGGTGGTTAAGTCTGCGAACTATGGTTTGGGTTCCTCTACAAAGCTTCTCAAGGTGCTAAACCGGATATGGAGTCTCGAGGAACAGAATACTGCTAATATGTCTTTGGTTAGAGCTCTAAAGATGGAGTTGGATGAATGTAGAGCCGAGATTAAGGAGGTAAAACAACGAGAAAACCAAAGTGATAGGCGAGGGAGgaagaaaatggaagaagaagaagaagaagaggtcaaaGATGTGTTTCGATCGATGAAGAAAGACTTGGATGATGAGAGAAAATTCAGAAAGCAGTCAGAGACTTTGCATCGGAAGCTAACACGAGAGCTTTGTGAAGCGAAACATTGTTTATCAAAAGCATTGAAAGAtcttgagaaagagagacaggAGCGTGTTCTTGTGGAAAATCTCTGCGATGAGTTTGCAAAAGCAGTTAAAGACTATGAAGATAAGGTGAGAAGGATTGGGAACAAGTCACCGGTGACTGATAAAGTAATTGTGCAGATTGCAGAAGTGTGGAATGACCAGAGATTACAAATGAAGCTAGANNNNNNNNNNNNNNNNNNNNNNNNNNNNNNNNNNNNNNNNNNNNNNNNNNNNNNNNNNNNNNNNNNNNNNNNNNNNNNNNNNNNNNNNNNNNNNNNNNNNNNNNNNNNNNNNNNNNNNNNNNNNNNNNNNNNNNNNNNNNNNNNNNNNNNNNNNNNNNNNNNNNNNNNNNNNNNNNNNNNNNNNNNNNNNNNNNNNNNNNNNNNNNNNNNNNNNNNNNNNNNNNNNNNNNNNNNNNNNNNNNNNNNNNNNNNNNNNNNNNNNNNNNNNNNNNNNNNNNNNNNNNNNNNNNNNNNNNNNNNNNNNNNNNNNNNNNNNNNNNNNNNNNNNNNNNNNNNNNNNNNNNNNNNNNNNNNNNNNNNNNNNNNNNNNNNNNNNNNNNNNNNNNNNNNNNNNNNNNNNNNNNNNNNNNNNNNNNNNNNNNNNNNNNNNNNNNNNNNNNNNNNNNNNNNNNNNNNNNNNNNNNNNNNNNNNNNNNNNNNNNNNNNNNNNNNNNNNNNNNNNNNNNNNNNNNNNNNNNNNNNNNNNNNNNNNNNNNNNNNNNNNNNNNNNNNNNNNNNNNNNNNNNNNNNNNNNNNNNNNNNNNNNNNNNNNNNNNNNNNNNNNNNNNNNNNNNNNNNNN
The Camelina sativa cultivar DH55 chromosome 6, Cs, whole genome shotgun sequence genome window above contains:
- the LOC104793596 gene encoding uncharacterized protein At5g41620-like isoform X1 codes for the protein MERECEQGEMEPKLRRSFTGFTSRRAGPSTPPPTWRLEFSPPPPRVGETKEFLANPEVSVRKLCADLWETEQFRQRIGLRRCRRRDSDAESPSGRPLHDHQPPSRGSLRRQIVATDDHRVVRRNGHLLQPTSPASCSSSSSLEVVVPKPAFSQTGSSVVKSANYGLGSSTKLLKVLNRIWSLEEQNTANMSLVRALKMELDECRAEIKEVKQRENQSDRRGRKKMEEEEEEEVKDVFRSMKKDLDDERKFRKQSETLHRKLTRELCEAKHCLSKALKDLEKERQERVLVENLCDEFAKAVKDYEDKVRRIGNKSPVTDKVIVQIAEVWNDQRLQMKLEEDDKDVETYMRTRRDNKLQLKKSSSRLLNLSMSSEGDKIHPESSASNVDDHESRREKSRTFSKILQRNVNAAMREDNHRTLKDKLMEARVESRRLRSNFKSELSPSDPVQA